In a single window of the Arachis hypogaea cultivar Tifrunner chromosome 6, arahy.Tifrunner.gnm2.J5K5, whole genome shotgun sequence genome:
- the LOC112695191 gene encoding tyrosine--tRNA ligase, chloroplastic/mitochondrial, translating to MAYISASTRTILFLSRSTTKLFLFPFKPSFSSSSSSSSSSSHPSLTLHFTTTKCTLQHQPQTLLRRNVIEVLEERGLLDSTTNDSALRSSAAANSPPLKVYCGFDPTAESLHLGNLLGIIVLSWFRRCGHQPVALIGGATARVGDPSGKSLERPELDAATLERNTAGISQTIKQILGRSLNSNLEGSKVVILNNYDWWKEFSLLEFLKKVGKYARVGSMIAKESVRKRLESEQGMSYTELTYQLLQGYDFLYLFQNEGVNVQIGGSDQWGNITAGTELIRKILQVEGAYGLTFPLLLKSDGTKFGKSEDGAIWLSPAMLSPYKFYQYFFTVPDADVIRFLKILTFLDIEEIAALEGEMKKPGYVPNTAQRRLAEEVTRFVHGDEGLTEALKATEALRPGSETKLDWKTIEGIAEGVPSCSLAYDSVLNLSLVDLSVSSGLFESKSAARRLLKQGGLYLNNNRVDSENKRIEEADIVDGKVLLISAGKKNKVLVRIA from the coding sequence ATGGCTTACATCTCTGCTTCGACAAGAACCATCCTCTTCTTATCTCGCTCAACCACCAAACTCTTCCTTTTCCCTTTCAAaccctctttctcttcttcttcttcttcttcttcttcttcttctcaccctTCCCTCACTCTCCATTTCACCACAACCAAATGCACTCTCCAACACCAACCTCAAACTCTGCTTCGCCGCAACGTCATCGAAGTCCTCGAAGAGCGCGGCCTCCTCGACTCCACCACCAACGACTCCGCCCTCAGATCCTCCGCCGCCGCTAATTCCCCGCCTTTGAAGGTCTACTGCGGCTTCGACCCTACTGCAGAGAGCCTCCACCTCGGCAACCTCCTCGGAATCATCGTCCTCTCCTGGTTCCGCCGCTGCGGCCACCAACCCGTTGCCCTCATCGGCGGCGCCACTGCCCGCGTCGGCGACCCCTCCGGCAAGTCACTGGAGCGGCCAGAGCTCGACGCTGCCACACTAGAGAGGAACACGGCAGGTATATCCCAAACTATCAAACAAATTCTAGGTCGCTCTCTGAATTCGAACTTGGAAGGTTCTAAGGTTGTGATTTTGAATAACTATGACTGGTGGAAAGAGTTTAGTTTGTTAGAATTTTTGAAGAAAGTTGGTAAGTATGCTAGGGTTGGGTCTATGATAGCTAAGGAGAGTGTTAGGAAGAGATTGGAATCTGAACAAGGAATGAGTTATACTGAACTCACCTACCAGTTGTTGCAGGGATATGATTTCTTGTACTTGTTTCAGAATGAGGGTGTGAATGTTCAGATTGGGGGGAGTGATCAGTGGGGGAATATAACTGCTGGGACTGAGTTGATTCGGAAGATCTTGCAGGTCGAGGGCGCTTATGGACTTACATTCCCTCTTTTGTTGAAGAGTGATGGTACTAAGTTTGGAAAATCGGAGGATGGCGCGATTTGGCTTTCACCTGCGATGTTGTCACCTTACAAATTTTATCAGTATTTTTTCACGGTTCCAGATGCAGATGTTATTAGGTTTTTGAAGATTCTCACGTTTTTGGATATTGAGGAGATAGCTGCATTGGAAGGGGAGATGAAGAAACCGGGTTATGTGCCTAATACTGCTCAGCGCAGACTTGCTGAGGAAGTTACAAGGTTTGTTCACGGAGATGAGGGTTTGACTGAGGCACTTAAGGCTACAGAAGCATTGCGGCCTGGATCTGAGACAAAGTTGGACTGGAAAACTATTGAGGGAATAGCTGAGGGTGTACCATCTTGTTCTTTGGCTTATGACAGTGTTTTGAACTTGTCATTGGTAGATCTTTCGGTCTCTTCTGGTTTGTTTGAGAGCAAATCTGCCGCGCGCCGCTTGTTGAAGCAAGGGggtctttacttgaacaataacaGAGTGGATAGTGAAAATAAGAGGATCGAGGAAGCAGATATAGTGGATGGGAAAGTTCTCCTTATATCTGCTGGCAAAAAGAATAAGGTGCTCGTCAGAATAGCATGA